The Vicinamibacterales bacterium genome contains a region encoding:
- a CDS encoding acyl-CoA synthetase, whose amino-acid sequence MATDRLAIVAADGVFSHFDLAQAAARVAAGLAGPGGDLQEARVAYLVPPSFAHVVVSRAIWLAGGVAVPLATSHPPAELEHVVRDSGASVVIASGRRSDDLEAIAAAAGARFLRTPDLLADALAAGDDPVVRLPMGAIGVWSDPGRRALILYTSGTTGKPKGVVTTHGNVSAQIAMLVDAWEWSADDRALLALPLHHVHGFINVLGCALAVQGSCEILPQFDTEPVWERLASGEITVFSAVPTIYHRLIASWDAAPPPVRRARSEGARRARLMMSGSAALPRRTLERWREITGHTLLERYGMTELGMALSNPLHGERRPGFVGAPLPGVEVRTIDGELQVRGPAVFLEYWQRPDETRRAFDDGWFRTGDVAVLDAGAYRLLGRRSVDIIKTGGYKVSALEIEETLREHPAVADCAVVGETDEEWGERVIALVELSAGATLELEELQSWLRPRLAPYKVPRALRCGPLPRNAMGKVIKPVVR is encoded by the coding sequence ATCGCTACCGATCGCCTCGCCATCGTCGCCGCTGACGGCGTGTTCTCGCATTTCGATCTGGCGCAGGCCGCGGCGCGCGTGGCCGCCGGACTCGCCGGCCCGGGCGGCGACCTTCAGGAGGCGCGCGTCGCGTACCTCGTGCCACCGAGCTTCGCCCACGTCGTCGTCTCGCGCGCGATCTGGCTCGCGGGCGGCGTCGCCGTACCGCTGGCGACGTCACATCCGCCCGCCGAACTCGAACACGTGGTGCGGGATTCGGGCGCGTCCGTCGTCATCGCCAGCGGCCGCCGGAGCGATGACCTGGAAGCGATCGCGGCCGCGGCCGGCGCCCGCTTCCTGCGCACCCCCGACCTGCTCGCCGACGCGCTGGCCGCGGGCGATGATCCGGTCGTGCGCCTGCCCATGGGCGCCATCGGCGTCTGGTCCGACCCCGGACGCCGGGCGCTGATCCTTTACACGAGCGGAACGACGGGCAAGCCGAAAGGTGTGGTCACGACGCACGGCAACGTGTCCGCGCAGATCGCCATGCTCGTCGACGCGTGGGAGTGGAGCGCGGACGACCGCGCGCTCCTGGCGCTGCCGCTGCACCACGTGCACGGGTTCATCAACGTGCTCGGCTGCGCGCTCGCGGTACAGGGCAGCTGCGAGATCCTGCCGCAGTTCGACACCGAGCCGGTGTGGGAGCGGCTCGCCTCGGGCGAGATCACCGTGTTCTCGGCGGTGCCGACCATCTACCACCGGCTGATCGCTTCGTGGGATGCGGCGCCGCCGCCGGTCCGCCGCGCGCGATCCGAAGGCGCGCGGCGGGCGCGCCTGATGATGTCGGGATCGGCCGCTCTGCCGCGCCGCACGCTCGAGCGCTGGCGGGAGATTACCGGCCACACGCTGCTCGAGCGCTACGGCATGACCGAACTGGGAATGGCGCTGTCGAACCCGCTGCACGGCGAGCGGCGCCCGGGTTTCGTCGGCGCCCCGCTGCCCGGCGTGGAGGTCCGCACCATCGATGGAGAGCTCCAGGTCCGCGGGCCGGCCGTCTTCCTCGAGTACTGGCAGCGGCCGGACGAGACGCGCCGCGCGTTCGACGACGGATGGTTCCGTACTGGCGATGTGGCGGTGCTGGACGCCGGCGCCTATCGGCTGCTCGGCCGGCGCAGCGTGGACATCATCAAGACCGGCGGCTACAAAGTCTCGGCGCTGGAGATCGAGGAGACGCTGCGCGAGCATCCCGCCGTCGCCGATTGCGCGGTGGTTGGAGAAACGGACGAGGAGTGGGGCGAGCGGGTGATCGCGCTGGTCGAGCTGAGTGCCGGCGCAACGCTCGAGCTCGAGGAGCTGCAGTCATGGCTCAGGCCGCGGCTGGCGCCGTACAAGGTGCCGCGCGCGCTGCGCTGCGGTCCGCTCCCGCGAAACGCCATGGGGAAGGTGATCAAACCTGTCGTCAGGTAA
- a CDS encoding PQQ-binding-like beta-propeller repeat protein, with product MKQLLFAAALIVASSAYADPKPEDTWPGFRGHGMSGVAPAAALPDRWSTSQNVKWAVPIAGHGWSSPIVWGDTVFVTSAIGSRPFKKPTPGLYGNEYIAEMQAQGLSNEEIGRRSAERDGETSAEADEVRYMVFALDARTGKVKWEREAIRTTPFRGRHRKNTYASETPVTDGQRLYVSFGQNVGLFVYALDGTLLWKKQWAPRPIYLDFGTGSSPTLADGRIYLLQDNETEPSLAALDAKTGEELWRTPRSGTGFPVKSSWMTPFVWKNAVRTEIITTGQGNVVSYDLHGRELWRVTRMSMPTASPFAAGGLLYVGTGSQGDANRPFYAIKPGASGDITLPPGETSSAFIAWSHPRASGYTPSALVHHGRAYVIHDTGILTVFDARTGRLAYKVRVGGGGQTFSASPIGAGNRVLLLTEEGTTFVLDAGAAYTEVAKNDLGEMSLASPAIAGNALYIRTESKLYKIAN from the coding sequence ATGAAACAGCTTCTGTTCGCCGCCGCGTTGATCGTCGCCTCGTCTGCGTACGCAGATCCGAAACCGGAAGATACCTGGCCGGGCTTCCGCGGCCACGGGATGAGCGGCGTCGCGCCCGCGGCCGCGCTGCCGGATCGCTGGTCGACGTCGCAGAACGTGAAGTGGGCGGTGCCGATCGCGGGGCACGGCTGGTCGTCGCCGATCGTGTGGGGCGACACCGTGTTCGTCACCTCGGCGATCGGCAGCCGGCCGTTCAAGAAGCCGACGCCGGGGCTGTACGGCAACGAGTACATCGCCGAGATGCAGGCGCAGGGACTGTCCAACGAGGAGATCGGCAGGCGCTCGGCGGAGCGCGACGGCGAGACGTCGGCCGAAGCCGATGAAGTGCGCTACATGGTGTTCGCGCTCGATGCCCGCACCGGCAAGGTGAAGTGGGAGCGCGAGGCGATTCGCACGACGCCGTTCCGCGGGCGGCACCGCAAGAACACCTACGCCTCGGAAACGCCGGTCACCGACGGCCAGCGCCTGTACGTCTCCTTCGGCCAGAACGTCGGCCTGTTCGTGTACGCGCTCGACGGTACGCTGCTGTGGAAGAAGCAGTGGGCCCCCAGGCCGATCTATCTGGATTTCGGCACCGGCTCGTCGCCGACGCTGGCCGATGGCCGCATCTATCTGCTGCAGGACAACGAGACCGAGCCGTCGCTGGCGGCGCTGGATGCGAAGACCGGGGAGGAGCTGTGGCGCACGCCGCGCTCCGGGACCGGCTTTCCGGTGAAGTCCTCGTGGATGACGCCGTTCGTGTGGAAGAACGCGGTGCGCACCGAGATCATCACCACGGGCCAGGGCAACGTCGTTTCGTACGACCTGCACGGCAGGGAGCTCTGGCGCGTGACGCGGATGTCGATGCCGACCGCCTCGCCGTTCGCCGCCGGCGGCCTGCTCTACGTCGGGACCGGATCGCAGGGAGACGCCAACCGGCCTTTCTACGCGATCAAGCCGGGGGCGAGCGGCGACATCACGCTTCCGCCGGGCGAGACGAGCAGCGCGTTCATCGCCTGGTCGCATCCGCGTGCCTCCGGCTACACGCCGTCGGCGCTCGTCCACCACGGCCGCGCGTACGTGATTCACGACACCGGCATCCTCACCGTGTTCGACGCCAGGACCGGCCGGCTCGCCTACAAGGTCCGCGTCGGCGGCGGCGGGCAGACGTTCTCGGCCTCGCCGATCGGCGCCGGCAACCGGGTGCTCCTGCTCACCGAGGAAGGCACCACGTTCGTGCTCGACGCCGGCGCGGCGTACACGGAAGTGGCGAAGAACGACCTGGGCGAGATGTCGCTGGCCTCGCCGGCGATCGCCGGCAACGCGCTGTACATCCGCACCGAGTCGAAGCTCTACAAGATCGCCAACTGA
- a CDS encoding alpha/beta hydrolase, with protein MVRRRVLPLLVGLALVIAALALLVRWVEPQLAFFPFKGESETPRDFGIPFEAVTIETADGERLRAWRMSPAAPQAARARIVYFHGNGGNLSNWSPILAGIVRRGYAVFAIDYRGYGLSTGRPTERGLYKDVEAATAAAWPQPAPGVPLVYWGRSLGGSMAAYAATLKKPDGVIVEAGFPSARAAVRGSPVLAALSLFASYRFPAGEFLARAGAPVLMLHGDRDSVIPHALGRELFAALPEPKTFVTIPGGDHNDAAPPDAAAYWAAIDRFVAAPAAKM; from the coding sequence GTGGTGAGGCGCCGCGTGCTCCCCCTCCTCGTCGGCCTCGCACTGGTGATCGCCGCGCTCGCGCTGCTGGTGCGCTGGGTCGAGCCGCAGCTCGCGTTCTTTCCGTTCAAGGGGGAGAGCGAGACGCCGCGCGATTTCGGCATTCCGTTCGAGGCGGTGACGATCGAGACCGCGGACGGCGAGCGGCTGCGCGCGTGGCGGATGAGCCCGGCGGCGCCGCAGGCGGCGCGCGCCCGGATCGTGTACTTCCACGGCAACGGCGGCAATCTGTCGAACTGGTCGCCGATCCTGGCCGGGATCGTCCGCCGCGGCTACGCCGTGTTCGCGATCGACTACCGCGGCTACGGGCTGAGCACGGGGCGGCCGACCGAACGCGGCCTGTACAAGGACGTCGAGGCGGCGACCGCGGCCGCATGGCCGCAGCCGGCTCCCGGCGTCCCCCTCGTCTACTGGGGACGATCGCTGGGCGGGTCGATGGCGGCGTACGCCGCGACGCTGAAGAAGCCGGACGGCGTGATCGTGGAAGCGGGCTTCCCCAGCGCCCGCGCCGCCGTGCGCGGATCGCCGGTGCTCGCGGCGCTGTCGCTGTTCGCGAGCTACCGCTTCCCCGCCGGCGAGTTCCTCGCCCGCGCCGGCGCGCCGGTGCTGATGCTGCACGGCGATCGCGACAGCGTCATCCCCCACGCGCTGGGGCGCGAGCTGTTCGCCGCCCTGCCGGAGCCGAAGACCTTCGTCACCATCCCGGGCGGCGATCACAACGACGCCGCCCCGCCGGACGCCGCGGCGTACTGGGCGGCAATCGATCGCTTTGTTGCGGCGCCCGCCGCAAAGATGTAG
- a CDS encoding PAS domain S-box protein — protein MASDPPDRYRRLVELSPDGIFISRHDRIVFLNPAAMRLFGAASPGQILGRSPFELFHPGSHALIRERVARMLAGHAVPPAEEKIVRLDGAVTDVEVNSIRLDEPDGPAIQVIVRDISARKRAEALLRESEERLTLAFAGAREGVWDWNLETGAVVYSPRWKEMLGYAEDEIAPHVSAWERLLHPDDKPRAEALHESLLHGAGTYEGEFRLRHKEGHYIHVLSRGLPVRTHPGGPVVRIVGTHLDITERKRTEEALRQSEERLTLAFAGAQEGVWDWNLETDAVTYSPRWTQMLGYAPEEIEPHVSAWERLVHPDDRPRADRAHESVSRGQPTYEAEFRLRHKDGHYIHVLSRGFPVRRDPGGPVVRIVGTHFDLTERKRAEDLLRRSHEELEVRVRERTVELARANEALRAEMAERERAERARTELLGRLVFAQEDERRRIAREMHDQFGEQLTALGHRIASLKDALADRPELRDRIDALQAVAQQLDRDVDDLVWELRPTALDDLGLQAALSNYIQNWSARAGIGAELHVSGRLDGRLAPETETTLYRIAQEALTNVAKHSRATQVELILERTADHVLLVVEDDGAGFAPDAKTGGFGLLGMQERASLIGASLEIESSIGGGTTILVRVNDHG, from the coding sequence GTGGCGAGCGATCCTCCAGACCGCTACCGCCGGCTGGTCGAGTTGTCCCCGGACGGTATCTTCATCAGCCGGCACGATCGCATTGTCTTCCTGAACCCTGCGGCGATGCGGCTGTTCGGCGCCGCCTCCCCCGGCCAGATCCTCGGGCGCTCCCCCTTCGAGCTGTTCCATCCCGGCAGCCACGCGCTCATCCGTGAGCGGGTGGCGCGGATGCTCGCCGGGCACGCCGTCCCGCCGGCCGAAGAAAAGATCGTCCGGCTCGACGGCGCGGTCACCGACGTCGAAGTGAATTCGATCCGCCTCGACGAACCCGACGGGCCCGCGATCCAGGTGATCGTCCGCGACATCTCGGCGCGCAAGCGCGCCGAGGCGCTGCTGCGCGAGAGCGAGGAGCGGCTCACGCTCGCCTTCGCCGGCGCGCGGGAAGGGGTGTGGGACTGGAATCTCGAGACCGGCGCCGTCGTCTATTCGCCGCGCTGGAAGGAGATGCTCGGCTACGCCGAGGACGAGATCGCGCCGCACGTCAGCGCGTGGGAGCGGCTGCTGCACCCCGACGACAAGCCGCGCGCCGAGGCGCTGCACGAGAGCCTGCTGCACGGCGCCGGCACCTACGAGGGAGAGTTCCGCCTGCGGCACAAGGAGGGGCACTACATCCACGTGCTGTCGCGCGGCCTGCCGGTCCGGACGCACCCCGGCGGTCCGGTCGTCCGCATCGTCGGCACGCATCTCGACATCACGGAGCGCAAGCGGACCGAGGAGGCGCTGCGCCAGAGCGAGGAGCGGCTGACGCTCGCCTTCGCCGGCGCGCAGGAAGGGGTCTGGGACTGGAATCTCGAGACCGACGCGGTGACGTACTCGCCGCGATGGACGCAGATGCTCGGCTACGCGCCGGAGGAGATCGAGCCGCACGTCAGCGCCTGGGAGCGGCTGGTCCACCCCGACGATCGCCCCCGCGCCGATCGCGCGCACGAGAGCGTCTCGCGCGGGCAGCCGACCTACGAAGCGGAATTCCGGCTTCGCCACAAGGACGGCCATTACATCCACGTCCTCTCCCGCGGCTTTCCGGTGCGGCGCGATCCCGGCGGCCCCGTCGTGCGCATCGTCGGGACCCATTTCGACCTGACCGAACGGAAGAGGGCGGAGGATCTGCTGCGGCGCTCGCACGAGGAACTGGAAGTCCGCGTGCGCGAACGGACCGTGGAGCTGGCGCGAGCCAACGAGGCGCTCCGCGCCGAGATGGCCGAGCGGGAGCGCGCCGAACGGGCGCGGACCGAGCTGCTCGGGCGGCTGGTGTTCGCACAGGAAGACGAGCGGCGGCGGATCGCGCGCGAGATGCACGACCAGTTCGGCGAGCAGCTGACGGCGCTCGGGCACCGCATTGCGTCGCTGAAGGACGCGCTCGCCGATCGCCCCGAGCTGCGCGATCGCATCGACGCGCTGCAGGCCGTCGCGCAGCAGCTCGATCGCGACGTCGACGATCTGGTGTGGGAGCTGCGGCCGACCGCGCTCGACGATCTCGGCCTGCAGGCGGCGCTCTCCAATTACATCCAGAACTGGTCGGCGCGCGCCGGCATCGGGGCGGAGCTGCACGTCTCCGGCCGCCTCGACGGCCGGCTCGCTCCGGAGACGGAGACCACGCTCTACCGCATCGCCCAGGAGGCGCTGACCAACGTCGCCAAGCATTCGCGGGCGACGCAGGTCGAACTGATTCTGGAGCGCACCGCGGATCACGTGCTGCTGGTCGTCGAAGACGACGGCGCCGGCTTCGCGCCCGACGCGAAGACGGGGGGCTTCGGCCTGCTGGGCATGCAGGAGCGCGCCTCGCTGATCGGCGCGAGTCTCGAGATCGAATCCTCCATCGGCGGAGGGACGACCATCCTGGTCCGGGTGAACGATCATGGCTGA
- a CDS encoding response regulator transcription factor, with the protein MADAKPRLRVLLADDHAVVRHGLKLLIDGQPDLTVIAEAGDGAAAIRRAVELRPDVVVMDVSMPGMTGLVATRKLRQLQPNAAIVTLTRHTDEAYLQELLKAGVRGYVLKQSEPAELLQAIRAAAAGGTYIDSALTARVTAAFVGRPSTHQRQPSGGVSERELEVLRLIACGYSNKEIAARLSLSVKTVEAHKANAMRKLDLSGRIDIVKYAVLQGWLHQS; encoded by the coding sequence ATGGCTGACGCCAAGCCCCGTCTGCGCGTGCTGCTGGCCGACGATCACGCCGTCGTGCGGCACGGGTTGAAGCTGCTGATCGACGGGCAGCCGGATCTGACGGTGATCGCCGAGGCGGGCGACGGGGCGGCGGCGATCCGCCGCGCGGTCGAACTCCGGCCCGACGTGGTCGTGATGGACGTGTCGATGCCGGGCATGACCGGACTGGTGGCGACGCGGAAGCTCCGGCAGCTCCAGCCGAACGCGGCGATCGTCACGCTGACGCGTCACACCGACGAGGCCTACCTGCAGGAGCTGCTGAAAGCCGGCGTCCGCGGGTACGTGCTCAAGCAGAGCGAGCCGGCGGAACTGCTGCAGGCGATCCGCGCCGCCGCCGCCGGCGGCACCTACATCGATTCGGCGCTGACGGCGCGCGTCACGGCGGCGTTCGTCGGCCGGCCGTCCACTCACCAGCGCCAGCCGAGCGGCGGGGTGAGCGAGCGCGAGCTGGAAGTGCTGCGGCTGATCGCCTGCGGCTACAGCAACAAGGAGATTGCCGCGCGGCTGTCGCTGAGCGTCAAGACGGTCGAAGCGCACAAGGCCAACGCCATGCGGAAGCTCGATCTGTCCGGGCGGATCGACATCGTGAAGTACGCGGTGCTCCAGGGCTGGCTGCACCAGTCGTAA
- a CDS encoding sigma 54-interacting transcriptional regulator: MENSSTVFAEAEHRTYWPMARAANADLLVESTPRVNLLLTGTDDLIQLALLHFIPTLCGAVEIWTPNSALQLPPPTQAGTLILRGVEALPAFDQFRLLKWLEEPNLRTRVISTTSAQLRACVEEGSFDRALYFRLNVACMDLMA; encoded by the coding sequence ATGGAGAACTCCTCGACGGTCTTCGCGGAAGCCGAACACCGCACCTACTGGCCCATGGCGCGTGCCGCCAACGCCGACCTGCTCGTGGAGAGCACGCCGCGCGTCAATCTGCTGCTGACCGGCACCGACGATCTCATCCAGCTCGCGCTGCTGCACTTCATCCCGACGCTGTGCGGCGCGGTGGAGATCTGGACGCCGAACAGCGCGCTTCAACTGCCCCCGCCGACGCAAGCCGGCACCCTGATCCTGCGCGGCGTCGAGGCGCTCCCGGCCTTCGATCAGTTCCGCCTGTTGAAGTGGCTGGAGGAGCCGAACCTGCGCACCCGCGTGATCAGCACGACGAGCGCCCAGCTGCGCGCGTGCGTCGAGGAGGGGAGCTTCGATCGCGCTCTTTACTTCCGGCTGAATGTCGCCTGCATGGATTTGATGGCGTAG